A region of the Mesobacillus jeotgali genome:
TACGGACGTTTTATTCACGGCTGCAGTAGAATTTAAGAAATGGCGCGAAGAAGGAAAAGTGATTGAAATTAAAAAAGCATCATAAGGTGAGGCGAAGCAGGAATCTAACAGGTTCCTGCTTTTTTTGTGTTCTCTCATTCCAATCTTTTTACCGGGTTTCCAACGGAGCAAGTCCTTTTTTGCTCCTGATTTTTGTAAACCATCCTTTATTGGATGAATATAAAGTAAATAGCAGACGTTTCTTAAGGTGAAAGCAGGAGAGGGAGAATGATATGAGAGAAGAAAAAGTGATCAAAATTGGAGCTGTTTATCCTTTTACAGGTTCCCTGGCTACAGTTGGAGAGGATATTCGCAAGGCCATAGATCTGGCTGTTAGTATTATTAATAACTCATATGACTTGCCTTTGCCTTTAGCTCGTACTATAGGTCTTCCCTTATTGGATAACCGTAAAATTAAAGTGATTTATGGAGATTCCCAGGGGTCATCGGCAATTGGCCGGGAAGTGGCAGAACGGTTAATTGTAAAAGAAAAGGTTGCAGTGTTAATTGGCTGTTATCAAAGCAGTGTTACACTACAAGCTTCCACTATAGCTGAAGAGAAAAAGGTGCCTTTCTTAACCCCGGAAGCTTCTGCACCGTCGCTTACAGAGAGGAACTACCAATTCTTTTTTAGAACAGCACCCAATGATCATTTATATACCGAACTTTTCTTCGAACTATTTCATTATCTGAAAAATAGAGGCAGAGAGATTAAAAAGTTCGCGATTTTGACGGAGGATTCTATTTTTGGATTAGAAGCAGCTGTGATTGAACAAAATCTTATCCGAAAATTCCCCGGGGAACTTGTAGAACTTGAAATGTACAGCCCTCCCGCTGCATCGCTATTGGGTGAACTCATTAAGATTCGAAAAAGTAAGGCACAAGCTGTTTTTGGGCACCAATTCCTTTCCGATGCTATTCAAGTGGTTCAAAGTCTTAAAAGGCTGAACTGGTTTCCGGACGGGCTGGTTGTCCAAAATGCCGGCTATACCATACCAGAGTTTTTAGAAGCGGTAGGGGAAGATGGCAATTACATTATTAGTCGTGTTGCCTGGGCACTGGGATTGGGGAAAGTCAAACCTGTTGTAACAGAAGTCAATGAACTTTACCGCTTAAAATATCATGAAGATTTGAACGAAACCAGCGCAAGAAGCTTTACAGGGCTTCTCGTCCTGGCTGATGCAATAAATCGGGCTGGAAGTACAAATAGAGATGAAATAACAAGAGCTCTTCGCCAAACAAACCTTCCGGGTAAAAATTTGATCATGCCGTGGCGGGGCGTCCGCTTTGATTCAAACGGGCAAAACGTTCTGGCAGACGCTTTACTGGCTCAAATTATCAATAAAGAGTATAAAATAATATGGCCATTATCAGTGGCAGAATCACCCGTTGTATGGCCGGCACCAAAAAGGGATGGGAAATAGCAAATAAAAAAGGCGGTTTTTTCAAAAAAACCGCTTTGTTATTTGCACAAACATCCCATTTAAATAGTTCAAGGACCTAAATGAAACTCGCTTTTTAAATGATGATTATATCTTTTCTTCCCACCAGCCAAAGGCGACTCTTGCATAGCCCTGACTTTTACCGGGAGACAAAAAGAATAAGGAAAAGGAACTCCCTGGAGGTATGATAAACATCCCCTGGAAATCATGCTTTGTCAGGGTTGCCAGGGGTTCCACTCTTCTTACAAAGGCATGGGTACCTTCTGTGGGCCTTACCGGCACCATACTGGAACTTTCAATATTTACCCTGGGCATGGGCGGCGGAATAATGGCCTGGTTCCCGGCCGCAAAATTTTGTGAGATGATTCCTCTCCCGGGGAGTCTGCCGCTTAGCCAGGCTTCCGCTGTTAAGGCCTCACCCGAATAGTTGGAAATGGTATAAGCGTTCAAAAACATATTCACATTGGAGTCCGCAGGGTTGACTAATCTCCCCCAGCCATTGTATCCTCCTCCAAAGGTTATAAGTTCCGTTTGTCCCAAAAAATACTCGCCTTGATAAGAGTGAAATACATTTTCGGGCAGTATGGTGGCTTCACGGACTTTTTTCTCATTCATTATTGAATCAAAGCTCATAATCCTGCCTCCTCATCCTTAAACATTGACCGGTGATTCACTTTTTTCCTCCCACCAGGTCAAAACAATGGTCCCTGTGAAGTATTGATATCCGTGCGGTCTCAGCAGTATGGAGAAGGAACCTCCAGGACCAATAATGATCGATCCATTATGCGAATCGCTTACAAGAGTGGAATTTTGAGGAACAATTCGATCAAAAATATTCACACCTCTAGTCATGCGTTCAGAGGAAGAACCAGCATATTTCATGACCGCCTTTGGTTTTGGAGATGGGGAAGCTGCCTGGTTTGTTGGAGTTACATCGAAAGAGGTTGCTGCATTTTTTGGCGGAAGTGCATTTAACCAAATCTCACCGATGAAGTTTTGATTCGTATAATTTGTAATGGTAAAAAGATCGATATATAGATTGATTCCAGAATCAATGGGATTCACGATTCCACCCCAGGCATAATATCCGCCACCAAAGTTCAGCAGTCCAGTTTTGCCTATAAAATATCTCCCAAGCCTTGAATTCAACGCAGGACTCGTTACATTGACCAATTCAACTGGTAGGTTATTCGTTTCTTCTGGCATGCGATTACTCCTATCTGTTCATAATCATGACTACATAATATGAAGCGTTATAGGCGGATGTTCGAATCAATTGGGTTCATCTTTAGAAAAAGCGCACTCCATTATAGGTCCGCTTTTTGAGCTCCTGCCTTTAAAACGGAGGCTGGGATAGGTATAGTATGTATAATAAAGCTGGAAACCGTGAAGGGTTACGAATGGATTAATAAGGAGTTCAAAATGGATAAAATGGATAAAAAAATGCAAAACCAACTTTTAAACGCACTTGAAAATACAATGGGTCATCACCATCAATTGCAGAGAAAAAGGTACGAAAAGCTTTGGAAGGATATGGAGAAACCATTCAAGCTGAATGATGCTTTAATCTTGCTGACAAAGGATGAGTTGGATTCCATTCGCAAGAAGCTTAACCTTACAGGAATGAGCTCGTTAAAAAAGGCTGAAATGGCAAGTGAATTGGCCAGGTTAGTTCCAATCGAATTTGAAAAAATATTAAAAACCTTTGACCAGGAAAGGTACGATTTAATTAGAAATATCATTAAAAATTCCGGTGAATTGCGAATTACAAATGAGTTTCCTATTTACAGTGTGGAATCGCTTAGAAACCTCGGAATTGTTTTTCCGGTCATGAAGGACGGGGTAAAGCAATTAGCCATTCCGGTTGAACTTATCAACCAATTTGCAGAAGTAGACCAGATTGAATTGAAAGAGACAATCCGCCAAAATACAGAGTGGATACGTCTTGTTCATGGAATGATTCATTATTATGGAGTGATGAAGGACTCCAAATTGCTTGAGAAGATTGAAGCTTTCTCTGAAGATGACGTCGACATACTAAGATATAGGAGTGTACTGACTAGCGCAATTGACTATTATCAGGAAATAAGGTTTTACCGAGGCACCAATGGCATGTATATAGCGGATGAAAGCATTGCAGATGTAGAAGAGATTATTGAGGGACACAAAACTAGCCCTCGTGTAGATTACTATCCATTTACAAAGAAACAGCTTTTAAAAGCAGGAGAACCTGGTTTTGTTGATAAATCTCCTGAAATGATAAAGTTTCTTCGGTTTATATCAGAATCATATGACCTAACAGTAGAGGATATGGACGAAATCGCTGATGAACTTGTGTATATGATCAATTCGGATGACCACCCGACAATGATCATTGAGTATTTGAAGAGTATATTTGAGATTCCTTCCTTCGAATTTTTGAAGCAATTAACTGCACATGTTATGGATCTTTAC
Encoded here:
- a CDS encoding ABC transporter substrate-binding protein, coding for MREEKVIKIGAVYPFTGSLATVGEDIRKAIDLAVSIINNSYDLPLPLARTIGLPLLDNRKIKVIYGDSQGSSAIGREVAERLIVKEKVAVLIGCYQSSVTLQASTIAEEKKVPFLTPEASAPSLTERNYQFFFRTAPNDHLYTELFFELFHYLKNRGREIKKFAILTEDSIFGLEAAVIEQNLIRKFPGELVELEMYSPPAASLLGELIKIRKSKAQAVFGHQFLSDAIQVVQSLKRLNWFPDGLVVQNAGYTIPEFLEAVGEDGNYIISRVAWALGLGKVKPVVTEVNELYRLKYHEDLNETSARSFTGLLVLADAINRAGSTNRDEITRALRQTNLPGKNLIMPWRGVRFDSNGQNVLADALLAQIINKEYKIIWPLSVAESPVVWPAPKRDGK
- a CDS encoding DUF6143 family protein, translating into MSFDSIMNEKKVREATILPENVFHSYQGEYFLGQTELITFGGGYNGWGRLVNPADSNVNMFLNAYTISNYSGEALTAEAWLSGRLPGRGIISQNFAAGNQAIIPPPMPRVNIESSSMVPVRPTEGTHAFVRRVEPLATLTKHDFQGMFIIPPGSSFSLFFLSPGKSQGYARVAFGWWEEKI
- a CDS encoding DUF6143 family protein gives rise to the protein MPEETNNLPVELVNVTSPALNSRLGRYFIGKTGLLNFGGGYYAWGGIVNPIDSGINLYIDLFTITNYTNQNFIGEIWLNALPPKNAATSFDVTPTNQAASPSPKPKAVMKYAGSSSERMTRGVNIFDRIVPQNSTLVSDSHNGSIIIGPGGSFSILLRPHGYQYFTGTIVLTWWEEKSESPVNV
- a CDS encoding SEC-C metal-binding domain-containing protein, whose protein sequence is MDKMDKKMQNQLLNALENTMGHHHQLQRKRYEKLWKDMEKPFKLNDALILLTKDELDSIRKKLNLTGMSSLKKAEMASELARLVPIEFEKILKTFDQERYDLIRNIIKNSGELRITNEFPIYSVESLRNLGIVFPVMKDGVKQLAIPVELINQFAEVDQIELKETIRQNTEWIRLVHGMIHYYGVMKDSKLLEKIEAFSEDDVDILRYRSVLTSAIDYYQEIRFYRGTNGMYIADESIADVEEIIEGHKTSPRVDYYPFTKKQLLKAGEPGFVDKSPEMIKFLRFISESYDLTVEDMDEIADELVYMINSDDHPTMIIEYLKSIFEIPSFEFLKQLTAHVMDLYNNTRQWILKGYSPAELRKKEEKHLKPMPSFPLNQPNDSSNIIDLNARSKVGRNDPCTCGSGKKYKKCCGK